The Eggerthella guodeyinii sequence CGGGCGTCGAGGTGTGGAACCCGGCGTTCGACGTGACGCCCGCCGCGCTCGTCACGCGCATCGTCACGGAGCGCGGCGCGTTCGAGCCGGGGAGCCTGGTATACTGATATACTGATCCTGCGGGTCGCCGACAGCGGGCGACGGACAAGGAGGGCCTTATGCGCATCATCCATCGCGAGGACCAAGAGCAGCGCGAGCACGTGGAGCTGGCGCACGACGCGGCGTTCGCCGACGAGAGCGACGGCCGCGACCGCTCCACCGAGCCCGACATCCTGCGCACCGACTTCCAGCGCGACCGCGACAAGATCCTCCACACGAAGTCGTTCCGCCGCCTGTCGCACAAGACGCAGGTGTTCCTCGCCGCCGAAGGCGACCACTTCCGCACGCGCCTCACGCACACGCTGGAGGTGGCGCAGATCGCGCGCACCATCGCCCGCGCGCTCGGGCTGAACGAAGACCTCGCCGAGGCCATCTCGCTCGGCCACGACCTGGGGCACACGCCCTTCGGCCACACCGGCGAGGAGGCGCTCGCGCGCTGCCTGGCGCGCCACAAGGGCATCGATCCGGCGTCTCCCGAGGCCGAGGCGCTCTACCGCCACAACGAGCAGAGCCTGCGCGTGGTCGAGCGCATCGAGAACGGCGGCAAGGGCCTCAACCTCACGCCCGAGGTGCGCGACGGCATCGTCAACCACACGGGCGACCTGCGCGCCGAGACGCTCGAGGGGCGCATCGTGGGCACGGCCGACCGCATCGCGTACGTGAACCACGACATCGACGACGCCATCCGCGCGGGCATCCTGCGCGAGGCGGACCTGCCGGCGTCGACGCACGCCATGCTGGGCCCCGACCACTCGTCGCGCATCGAGACGCTCGTGCTCGACATGGTGGAGACGTCGGCGGCGGTCGACGACATCCGCATGAGCGACGCGGTGTGGAACGCCATGATGGAGCTGCGGGCGTTCCTGTTCGAGCGCGTGTACAACGCGCCCGCCGTCGTCGACGAGGTGGCGAAGGCGACGCATCTCGTGGACGACCTGTTCGACCACTACGTGACGCACACGGACGAGGTGCCCGAGGAGTACCGCGCCATCGCCGAGGGCGACGACCTGCGCGCCGTCACCGACTTCATCGCCGGCATGACCGACCGCTACGCGAAGAACCTCTACCAGCGCCTCTTCATCCCCAACGCGCTGCATTATTAGGGACGGCGCCTTTAGGTGCGGCGCCTTGCGCGGCGCGGGCGGGCCCTCGCGGTTCTGCCCGCGCCGGCTTTTCCGTCCTTGCGCACGTGCACAATGATTGTATAATCGTTTGACTATGCTTACCGGGGATCACATCAGGCAATCGTTTTCGGCGGCGCTGCCCATCATGCTGGGCTACGTCGCCATCGGCATACCCTGCGGCATCCTGAGCGCCTCGATCGGCATGAACGAGCTGCAGGTGTTCCTCCTGTCCGCCGTGTTCTACTCGGGCGCGGGGCAGTTCATGATCCCGAACATGTGGCTGGCCGGCTCGCCGCTCGCGTCCATCATCGCCAGCGTGTCGCTCGTGAACACGCGCCAGATGCTGTACTCGGCGTCGTTCGCGCCGCGCTGCGAGCGCGTGCGGAAGCGCCTCGCGTTCCTGTTCGCGGCCACGGTGACCGACGAGAGCTACGGCGTGAACACGGCGAAGTTCGAAGAAGGCGGCTGGTCGGTGGGTCGCGCGACGCTCGTGAACCTGCTGTCGCAGAGCTCGTGGGCGCTGTCGAACGTGGTGGGCGTGCTCGTGGGCAACGCCATCGGCATCCCGCTGGCCATCGCGTCGTTCGCCATGACGTCCATCTTCATCTGCCTGCTGGTCACGCAGAAGGTGACGCCCGCCAACGTGATCGCCGCGGCGTTCGCCGTCGTCGGCGTGTACACGTGCAAGACCATCGGGCTCGCGGGCCCCGCCATCCTCGTGGGCGCGCTCGTGGGCGTCATGGCGGCGCTGCTGTTCACCTGGGCGAAGGAGCGCAGCTGATGGCGACGATGGGCTGGGGCGATTACTTCGTCGTGCTGGGGTGCTGCGCGGTCACCATGCTGATCTGCCGCGTGGTGCCGCTGTTCGTGCTGAAGGGCAAGCAGCTGCCGCAGGGCGTCGAGCAGGCGCTCGGCTTCATCCCGCCGGCCGCCTTCGCCGCGCTCGTGGCGAACGACCTCTTGACGCCCGGGATGTTCGACGCGGGGCTGTGGCCGGCCGCCGCGCCGCTGGCCGCGGCGCTCGTGGTGGCGCTCGTCGCGTGGAGGACGAAGTCGCTTCTGTGGTGCGCCGTGTCGGGCGTGGCCGCGTACGCGCTGCTCACGCTGGTGTAAAACGGGCCCGGGATTCCGTAGTATGCGTGAAGGGCCCAAGTTTTTGCGGAAGTACCCAGGTTTTTCCTTGCAGTACCATTCCGTTGACGGTATACTATCCAATCGTGTCTTTACTAGACGACATGCAATTAGGTTTCATTGAACATATAAGAAGGAACGGGTCATGGATATCATTCGCGCCATTGAGCAGCAGCAGATCAAGCAGGACGTCCCCGAGTTCAACGTCGGTGACAACGTGAAGGTTCACTACCGCATCACCGAGGGCAACCGCGAGCGTATCCAGGTGTTCCAGGGCGACGTCATCCGTCGTCAGGGCGCCTCGAACCGTGAGACGTTCACCGTTCGCAAGATCAGCTTCTCCATCGGCGTGGAGCGTACCTTCCCCGTGCACTCCCCGAAGATCGACCGTATCGAGGTCATGCGCCAGGGCGACGTGCGCCGCGCCAAGCTGTACTACCTCCGCAAGAAGGTGGGCAAGGCCGCGAAGATCAAGGAGAAGGCCTACCGCTAGGCCTGCAATCCGATTCGGATCTGCAAGAACCCCTCGTTGTCCTCGGATGGCGAGGGGTTCTTTTTGTCGCGGCGCGCCCGGGCGCGCGCGGCCTTCTGGTATCATAGGCGCTCGAAGACGAGCATGTCGAAGGGGATTCATGGGACCGACCGTCGCCGATATCAAGCAACGCCTGCACGAGGCCGACGAGCGCGAGTTCGCGGTGCTCGAGCGCTCGCTCGTGGCCGACACGCGCAAGGGCGTGCGCGACGCCGTCGAGCGCGCGCGGCAGCGCCTGGCGGCCGACGCGGCCGAGCAGCAGCGCCTGGCCTCCCTGTACGCGTTCGAGCGCGCGCTGGCCGAAGGGCGCGGCGACGGCGTGATCGTGGGCCTCGACGAGGTGGGGCGCGGCCCGTTGGCCGGGCCCTTGGCGGTGGGTGCGGTGGTGCTGCCCGCCGAGCCGTTCATCGAGGGGCTCAACGACTCCAAGCAGGTGAAGCCCGAGGCGCGCGAGCGCATCGCCGTGCAGGTGAAGGCCGTGGCCGTGGCCTGGACGGTCGAGTACGTGGAGCCGGCCGACATCGACGCCTGCGGCATGACGGCGTCGCTCGTGCTGGCGTTCCGGCGCGCGGTCAGGCACATCGAGGAGGCCGGCGTGCGCCCCGACGTGGTGCTGCTCGACGGCAACCCGATGCGCCTCGACGAGCGCGAGGTGAACGTGGTGAAGGGCGACGGGAAGTGCGCCTCCATCGCCGCGGCCTCCATCGTGGCGAAGGTGGAGCGCGACGCGCTCATGTGCCGCTACGCCGAGGAGTACCCCGAATACGGCTTCGACGCCTGCAAAGGGTACGCGAGCGCCGCCCACATCGAGGCCATCAAGCGCTACGGGCTGACGCCCATCCACCGCGCGTCGTTCTGCACCGCCTTCACGCAGCCTGCGCTGTTCTAGCGTTTTTGCGCGCACGGCGCGTTTCCACCGCGCCCTCCCATCGTCTCTCCACGCCGCTCGGCGCGCCTTCGGGCGGCGCCGGGCGGCTTTTTCATCTGCGGGTACGGCGCGGCGTCGGATGCGCGCGAGAACGGCGCGGGCTGCGCGTTCGAACGGCGTTGGAAACGGTGGCGCGCCGCGTGCGTTTCGCGTGGGAGCCGCGTGGCTTTTCGGAAGGATTCCGCGGCGCGTTCCGCTGGAAACGCGCCATCGCCGCGTAATACGGCGTCCTTATCATGGAACCAGAGACGAAAGGGGCGTGGTGCCATGGATCGGGAAACGGCGGCGGCGACGATGGAGCAGGAGGCCTGCGCGGGCGAGGAGCCGAAGCGCGGCAGCGGGGCGGCGCGGAGCGAACGGGCCGGGGCGGACGAGCGCCGCGGGGTGGGCTCCGGCGCGAAGCGGCGGTCGAAGGAGGGCGCGAAGCGGCGAGCGCGCGAGAAGACGGCGGGGGAGCACAACGCCGAGCTGGGCCGTCGGGGCGAGGACGCCGCCGCGCGCTTCCTCGACCGGCGCGGCTACGAGATCGTCGAGCGCAACTGGACGTGCGCGGCCGGCGAAGCCGACATCATCGCGCGCGACGAGGAGACGGTGGTGTTCGTCGAGGTGAAGACCCGGTCGAACTGCGAGCGCGGCCTGCCGGCCGAGGCGGTGGACGAGGCCAAGCGCGACCGCTACGAGCGCATCGCCGCGCTGTTTCTGCAGGACTACGACGTGGTGGACGTGCCGGTGCGCTTCGACATCGTGTCCATCGTGACGATCGCGTCCGACCGCGCGATGATCCGCCATCACATCAACGCGTTCGGCGCGTAATGAACGTGCAGGGCCAGTGCGTCGTGCAGGCGGCGACGCTGCGCGGGGTCGACGCCGTCCCCGTGGACGTGGAGGTGGTCGTGGCGAACGGAATACCGGGGTTCTCCATCGTGGGCATGGCCGACGCGTCGGTGCAGGAGTCGCGCGAGCGCGTGAAAGCCGCGCTGCGCTCGTGCGGCTTCACCATGCCGGCCAGCAAGGTGGTGGTGAACCTCGCGCCGGGCGCGCTGCGCAAGACGGGGTCGGGCTACGACCTGCCCATCGCGGCGGGCATCCTGTGCGCCTCGGGGCAGCTCGACCCGCGCTCGGTGCGCGGCCAGCTGTTCGTGGGCGAGCTGTCGCTGGAGGGCGCCGTGCGCCCGGTGGCGGGCCTGCTCGCCTACGCGCTGTGCGCGCGCCGGCTGGGGGTCGACCTCGTGTGCGCCCCCGTGGAGCGGGGGTTCGTCAAGCTCGAGGGCCTCGTGCGCCGCGCGGCGAAGTCGCTTGCGGGGTTCCGGTCGGGGCC is a genomic window containing:
- a CDS encoding ribonuclease HII produces the protein MGPTVADIKQRLHEADEREFAVLERSLVADTRKGVRDAVERARQRLAADAAEQQRLASLYAFERALAEGRGDGVIVGLDEVGRGPLAGPLAVGAVVLPAEPFIEGLNDSKQVKPEARERIAVQVKAVAVAWTVEYVEPADIDACGMTASLVLAFRRAVRHIEEAGVRPDVVLLDGNPMRLDEREVNVVKGDGKCASIAAASIVAKVERDALMCRYAEEYPEYGFDACKGYASAAHIEAIKRYGLTPIHRASFCTAFTQPALF
- a CDS encoding deoxyguanosinetriphosphate triphosphohydrolase, with the protein product MRIIHREDQEQREHVELAHDAAFADESDGRDRSTEPDILRTDFQRDRDKILHTKSFRRLSHKTQVFLAAEGDHFRTRLTHTLEVAQIARTIARALGLNEDLAEAISLGHDLGHTPFGHTGEEALARCLARHKGIDPASPEAEALYRHNEQSLRVVERIENGGKGLNLTPEVRDGIVNHTGDLRAETLEGRIVGTADRIAYVNHDIDDAIRAGILREADLPASTHAMLGPDHSSRIETLVLDMVETSAAVDDIRMSDAVWNAMMELRAFLFERVYNAPAVVDEVAKATHLVDDLFDHYVTHTDEVPEEYRAIAEGDDLRAVTDFIAGMTDRYAKNLYQRLFIPNALHY
- a CDS encoding AzlD domain-containing protein codes for the protein MATMGWGDYFVVLGCCAVTMLICRVVPLFVLKGKQLPQGVEQALGFIPPAAFAALVANDLLTPGMFDAGLWPAAAPLAAALVVALVAWRTKSLLWCAVSGVAAYALLTLV
- the rplS gene encoding 50S ribosomal protein L19, whose translation is MDIIRAIEQQQIKQDVPEFNVGDNVKVHYRITEGNRERIQVFQGDVIRRQGASNRETFTVRKISFSIGVERTFPVHSPKIDRIEVMRQGDVRRAKLYYLRKKVGKAAKIKEKAYR
- a CDS encoding AzlC family ABC transporter permease, with the protein product MLTGDHIRQSFSAALPIMLGYVAIGIPCGILSASIGMNELQVFLLSAVFYSGAGQFMIPNMWLAGSPLASIIASVSLVNTRQMLYSASFAPRCERVRKRLAFLFAATVTDESYGVNTAKFEEGGWSVGRATLVNLLSQSSWALSNVVGVLVGNAIGIPLAIASFAMTSIFICLLVTQKVTPANVIAAAFAVVGVYTCKTIGLAGPAILVGALVGVMAALLFTWAKERS
- a CDS encoding YraN family protein, whose translation is MDRETAAATMEQEACAGEEPKRGSGAARSERAGADERRGVGSGAKRRSKEGAKRRAREKTAGEHNAELGRRGEDAAARFLDRRGYEIVERNWTCAAGEADIIARDEETVVFVEVKTRSNCERGLPAEAVDEAKRDRYERIAALFLQDYDVVDVPVRFDIVSIVTIASDRAMIRHHINAFGA